A segment of the Panicum hallii strain FIL2 chromosome 1, PHallii_v3.1, whole genome shotgun sequence genome:
AGAGTCGCTGCTGGAACTACTTGGACTACCGCACTTGCTACTCCTGATTTGTGCATCTTTGTCTAACATGATAGGGGAGGCATTGCCACAAATATCCACATCCTCCTCGATAGGCTCACTACCTGCATGCGAACCAAAAACCAAAATTTGACTACAGCGCAGAAGGCATATAATCTAAATCCACAGGGAAATTCAGGCTAGAAGGAAATAAACCTTTGCAAGGATTTGTAGACGAGTGGCTAAGCCCAGACACATTCACAGCTTCGTTCTCAGAAGGCTCAGATTTCGCCACCTGCTGACTCTGCTCTCGCTCCTGCAAATACTTGTCAACTTGTTTCTTCAGCTCGAAGAGCAGGTCATCACTGACTGCTTGGATATCAATCTCTATCTCTCCATCACCAGCCATATCGGTATTGCTGTCGATGCATTGTTGCAGCAATTCAAGGATGTGAGAAGGTAAATCATCGGCTATAGAAGCCAAGCAGTTCCCAAACGCTTCTTTCTCAGCAGCTGTCATCTTAGGCTTTACAGGCTCTGTTTGCCGTACACCCTCCACTGACACATCACTGCGGTCCACAGGAGGAGTCTTCCTCCTCTTCGAGTCAGCCCTGTCAACCTCAACATGTTTCTCAGCAGCCACAGAAGCCAACTTCTTCTCAATTGTCCTCCATCTATTCTCAAACATCTTGTTCAGCTGGATGGCCATGTCATGTACAGCATGCCCACGAGGATTGTAAGTCATCGCATTGTTAAAAGTCAGCCTAACATCAGCAGCAAAATCTGACGGACTTGTGTATGAGCCAGATTCAAGCTTCTTCTGCACAGTACCAAGATCCATCGGGGTCTTGATGATGTCAAAATAATCAGGAATTTGCAGCTTCACAACATCAACTGGGACATTGAATATATGACTATATttctgagtcatgagcttcttCAAAACAGTTTCACACTGCTTAAACACTGCAGCTTCAGATAACTCTGCAGAAGGTTCAGGCCGGGGTTTTGTAGGCAAGAACCGTCCCTTTGCGCCACGGACAACATTGCTCCCACGGTGCACCTTCTTGGCTCGAGGGGCAGCTGAGGATGACAAAGCAGGTGCCCGACTCACAGGAACAGGTGCTGCAAACTCTGGCTTCTTGAGGAGATCTCGCACGGAATCAAGCTCTGCCCGGAATCTCTTCCGAAGATACCGCCGCTCAGATGATGACATCTTGGACGGCACAAAGATCTCCCGCTTCACGTCAAAGCCATCGCTGTTCAGGCTGATGCACTTGCGCTTCGGTGCCGAAGAGTCCTCGGAATCAACACGAACAGGGCTGCCAGCTGCACATTCCGACTCCCCAACTGTCTCTGAGTACCCCCGAGGCGCGACTGGCGTCACGCCCCGGAAGGCCATTTCCTCATAGCCCCGTTTTATGGGCCTCTGCTGCCCAAACTCCATTAGGACCGTCGGTGTCATGTGCCCAGGCGCCAGCGGGACACAGATCTGTTCACCATTTACAACCATCTTCAGTGACACAAGACACCAAATTCAAACAAAAGCAACAATTCAAAGCGGGCACAGACCAAAATTAACAATATCCTCTCCAAAACCCTAATCCAAACGGGAACCTAATCCCAGCCCGGACCCACCAACCGCGCACGAATCAAACACCACAACCTTCAAACCTCAAATTCGCGCCCGAATCAGACACCTCCCCGCACCAATCGAAGAGAACCCCAAAAAATAATCCCAAAGCTACACGAATTCGGAACGAGCAGGATGCGAGCCCTGACCTGGTAACGCTGGATCTGAAGAAGCTGGAACCCCGAGTACGGGATCCGGGCGCGAGGGTACGGCGTCCGCGCGAGGGCGCGCCCGAGCTGGATCTGCGCGGGAGAAGGACGGATCTGGGAGCGCGCGGTGGCCGCCCGGTCGCGCCTCGCCTTATCCTCTTTTTTATTTTGCGCCTCCTCGCCGCTCGAGTCGAGTCGTCTCCGTCCTGCTTGCTTatccttttttccttttttttttccttttccttcgaGGGAACCCGAAGTGGAGACCCGCTACAATGCTCCCGCGCACGCGAGGTGAAGAGACCCGAACTCGAAGCGATGCGATGCGGAGCAATGCGACTGTGACGGGCGGGTGGCGAGCGCGCTCGGGGTGcgtatttataggccggggcGGGGCGCTGAGGCGGTGCAAGTCGGATCCGGGCCGTCGGCTCGCGGGGATCGGACGGACCAGACGCCAGATCAGGAGGTGGGCCCGTGGGGAACGGGTGGGGCACGACGTGACGTGGAGGCCGCGGGCGCTTTGACTTTCTTCGAGATGGTTTCCCGGCGGACGCGGGGTTGTCGCCTGATGCTCCAATTACCGGTGGGGCAGAGAGGTCGGCTGGGGCCATGTGACAGTGAGCTTGGGTGTGCGGGGAGGAGTAGGCGTTGGGGATTGGCCGTCTTTTGTCGAGCACGCGGGATCTGGGTACGGTTTGGGCGCGGGGGTGACTTGGTGGAGAAGGATACGTTACACGTGGAAGCAGCTGCGTGGCTGGGTCCTCTGCTGAGGTGTCGGGTGAGAGCACGTAACGGGTTGGGTTTCGGGTCCGGGTACACATCCTTCGTTGTTTTTTTTTAGGGAGGGTCCGGGGACACATCTGGAAGCAGGATGCAAAAGATTCACCGGTGGGTTGGGCTGGGCCTCACGGCTTTAGGTCCACATATGTTATCGGGCTTTAGGTTACGAATTGTGCTTTATTGGGCCGCGTTTGTGCACATAGGCGCCACGTCGTCTATTCAAACTTTCAAAGTCCTATGGGCTTAATCTGGTTGCTTCGAGGACTGTTTCAAAACAAAATGGAAAGGGACTTCGAATTTTCGATTCAACGCCTCAGCGTTTTGGCCGACGCACATCAGCGGCCACCCAGGTGACGTTCGGTCGGAGGGTGAGGTAGAATCGCGGTTCCATTCCGAATTAGGCCTGGTTCGGCAGCAAGGTAACTGTTCCAGACTAGGAACGGTTTCAGGGCAGGAATCAGTGAATCATGTCCCTTCACTTATCCTGGTCTGGTTCTAATCCCCTTCCTAAACCATTCCATTCCTTAAAAAATTATGTTCGTACTTACAAACTAATCGCAGATTCATACTTACAAATCTATATGTAGCAAAGCAACGCTGACAGAGGCCTGAACATTCAAGGTGCAGAACAAACACTCTAGCTTGTATCTTACTAGTACTTATACCACATCCTTCTTGCAGAACGTTAGCCAACAAGGCCGTTGTCATCTTACTGCATGTAACACATTCAAGCTTCATGAATCTACAGTCTAGGAAGTCAGTCTTTGAAAAGCCTGAACCTAAAAACCCAAGCAGCTAAGGAAAATGAAGTCATCCAAAGCTTGTCCCATTCTATAGCAAATTCACTTGCCAACACATACACGCCATGCATCACGCCTTCACCTCCTTGGAGCTTCTAAGCTGCCACATATCTGGTTCCTGTGACAAGAGATTTTGCAACCATTATAGCAAAGACAAAGGCATAGATagtgaaaaagaaagaagttCCTGTACTCAAGAAAAAACTAGCAGATAATGTGTTGTCTGCAGAGACCAATACAGACCAAAGTGTTAAACCTACACCATCCTGTACACCAGTATTTTCTTCCAGTCCATTCTGGTTAATGACAGTTAGCAAATGGCAATCAAAACTCTAATTCCATTGTAGCACCGTAGCACCAAAAGCATATCAACTGTAAATCTAAATAATTGATTACCAAGAAGGGTTATCAGGAAGGCACACATAAGATGTAGCAGTTCTAGAACATGGACAATACTTTCTTACAGTTCCTACCAAAAGAATACTATATGTAAGATTGCAACCTTTTTCCTTGGAAGCGGAAATAGATTAGCAGAATCAGAACAAAGTAAACGTTGCAGGCTTGCAGCTCAGAAGAATTGTGGATGCAGAGGAAACAGAGCACATGCAGGCAAGGATTCTACCTGGTTCACAGCACAGGCATGAAAATAAAAGTTGTCTCCCTACTGGAACAAAACTAACAATTCATCAGAATGGTGGCACTTCAGCGCCGCATCACTGAAGTGCTATTTCATTTGTGCTGCTAAATGCAAGAACAAATCTCGCACGACCACATCTACTAGCTATGGCAGACGACAGTAATTCGTGAGCAAGCTGACCCAAGATCCTACCATCGTGCTACCCTACCTAGGCTTCCACGAATCGAATCAAATTGAATCGAATGAAATCGGAGAACACAACCCAACAAACAAGAATTAAGGCATTAAAGCGCGGCACGAACTCAAGAACCCAAGCACACTGATGGCAAGAATCAAATCCAGACTGTAGCTCACCACAACCCAAGccaaggaagagaagaggggAAGGAAGAGGGGGCGGCGGCTTACCGGTGACtaggcggcggagaggatcggcgtcgtcgccgccgcaccATCACTTCATGCGCTGCCTCGTCTCCTGGCTCGTGTGTCCGTCGCCTGGATCCGAGCCGGAGGGTCAGACTAGTGGCTACGTTCCGGACCATGGAGAGGGTGGAAAGTTCGTTCAGGCCAGTTTCTGTTCCGGGCCGGACCAAAACGAACGGTGATTTCATCGTGGGCCTGGTTTCGAAACGGACCGCTCCAAACCGCCCGGAATGAGCCCTGGAATGGCCCGTTCCGAGGAAACCGAACGGGGCCTTAGGGGGTTGGAATGGCTCCATCTCTATATTTGATTGAAGGGATAGAATAGCTTATTTTTTATTTGATTGGAGGGATAAGCATCAACCGACTCTTATACATTAACATCCGTTTTGTGGGGTCCATCTATCATGCATCACCCTTCattttcccctcccctcccttcccgAGCTCACCTGGCACCCAAATTGATCTGCTGCTGCCACACAAATCGATGTGCCGCCACCGATCGATTCGCCGCGTCGTTGCCCAAATCAGTCCTCCGCCACCCGATTTGCTGCGCCCTCGCCCAAATCGATTCGTCGCCGCGCAAATTGATCCGTTGCCACACAATCAGTCCGTCGCCGCATGATTCTTCACGCCACCACCCGAATCAAAGCAGCGTCGCTCGATTCGCTGCCGCCCGCTGCTTTTTACCAGAGCCTGGGAGTCGGAGTTTTGTTGTCATCACCGCCTAGCCGCTCGCGCCTCCCATGGGAGGCGGTGGGTCTTGGCCATCTAGGTCGTGCTCCGAGCAGGCGGAGGTGAAAGGATCGTGATGTCTCCTAGAGAGGGGTGAATAGGTGCACCTACAATTTTCACTCTAAACAAGCGGATAAAATTCACTGCCTGCCAAAACCGAAACTTCTAGTTTTACAAATCCGGAACTTTCGGATTTGAGCAGAGTAGTAGGTGAACTCGAAACTTTCGGTAAAACCAGAACAAACCGGAACCTCCGGGTTCACACAAAGTAGAGTGAACACACAAATCAAATGTGAGTAAATGGATACAAATTCAAACCCCAATGTAGAGGAGACTCAGTAAAGCTTCTTGAGCAGGTCCACACAGTTCCTACACACAAATCAAAACAATCTCTGCAAGACAACAAATGTTCAATGGAGAGCTTCTCAAATCCAGAAGATAATATCAAACACAGTTGAGACAAGAATCTTTAGCGAAGTTCGAATTCACTGCATGCACTGCACAAGCTCAGTGAATCCTACTCTCATTTGAGGTGCTCCACGAAGCCTCCTCGCCAAGGCGCTACACAAGCACACCTTAGCCTTCCACTATCCCTTCTAGAAGTGGAAACCGATCTTTACAAACTTCCTACAACAGCCCACACAATTGGATGCCCGCCGGGCAACCCCTAGCCATCTAGGAACCCaaggctccaagagtaacacATACGAAACATACGATTTCGGCTAAACTCAAATGCTCAATGTTTGTTGTGCTCTTTAGTGCACTCAAATGTTTACTCTCTCAAACCCAACTCAAGGATACTACAAGAATCACACAATCTCACAAAGAGGGATTGGGGAGAGCTCAACAAGACTATCAAACTTTCTTAGGACGACCAGCAAGCAGCTAAATAATGTCTGGAACAGAAGCCCACCAAGGAGGGGGCTCAAGGATATAAATAGCTAGGTCCAAAGAAACTAATGTTTAGTAACCGTCGGAACATGGAACTTCCGGATTCACCAACTCAGAACTTCTGAGTTTTCAAACTAACTAGCCGTTAGCGCCGCGTATGCAAAACCCCGGAACTTCCGGGTTGCCCTTGTTAGTTTTAACCAATGTGCACTTGAGACTTTTGTATCTCTCTAAACTCACCTGGGTTGCTTGCGCATTGAGACTAAACCAAAACACAATATAATGCATCCCTCTTAATATTACGGTATACCTATACTCAAGATCAGAGGTAGATAACATGTCAACCACTTAGCTTCTCAAAAGTGTACCAAGTCGTGCCTCGATCAATCTCAACCCGAGGGGTGCAATCAGTtctgtttcttttttctttgaGCACATATTATTTGAGCTAATGACTTGAACCATCATCTTTGAATGAAATCCACTTCTAGTTCAAATCACCATCTTCACATTATGATTCTAGAAAGATTGATACTTGCTAATATGAATATCATACATGACCAAGATTTTTCAAGTTAAATCCAATGAAAGTTTCTTCACCCTAGCAGTGGTTCCTCAGCATAAACTCATTGCCCTTCTACAAGCTTAGCCCCTTAAAACACTATCCCGGATTCTAACCCTTCATTCTTGGTCACATAGAGCTCCATAAAAGTTTGTATCATAACTAAATCATCCATAAAATCCATTCTTAATAATTCTTTGCAACTTATATCTTCTATTGATAGATTGTCCATTTATTCACAAGAAATTCTCGTCTAGTGCTATGACTTTGTCAACAAGCTTTATTTGGATACGAGAATAAATAGTTATCATCAAGCAGTGACTCAATCCATATAGTATTCATTGCTTGTCAATATCATCACTTTAATCATAGCCTAGTCACAAGTCTTGTCATATAAGTTTTTTATCTTTATTTTCAATATCTTTCATCACATATATTCCATTGATATGACAATCAATTCCTGCTCATATGCTCAACTAGATGATTAGTTCTTTAATCGTGGTGTTATTCAATTCACCAAAAACCACTAGAGgactagatgcactttcaatctctctctttttggtgattgatgacaaccctgATTAAAGCTTACAAAAGGATATATCaatgaagcttttgaaaactcAGATTTAGGATGAGCACCCCTAAATATGTGCATTGAATAGGATTCAACAATTTAGGCCTCAAATGCTATTTTACACATATTCAAAAGATAACATTGAGCTTCCCCTAAACCTCAGCATCCGTGGGGTGCAAAATAAGTGTGTGAACAAATTATACGTGATACATATGATATATATCTCACACAATAGCAAGATAAAATAAATTAACAAATTCTGTCAGCCAAACTTAGAAACTCCCGAAATTAAAACTCGGAATCTCTAGGTTTACCGATTATATCAGGTTGAAGGCCAAAAATCCGGAACTTCCGGATTGCAAACCCGGAACCTCCGGGTTTGCCAGGCAGAACTGGCTAAAAACATCATTTCATCGAAACAGACCATTTCAATAAACTACCATGCATCAAGTCTTAATTTAAGGCATTAAACACGGTTCACCACACAATAGCACACATTACAAATTGTTCTCAAGTCCACATGAGCTAAACCAAATTGATTACACGGCATGTGACATACCACAACCAAATCCGGATTTGGAAACCCGGAATTTTCGGGTTTGCATGGGCAAAAACACTAACAGCAGCAACTGAAGCTTTAAtccatcatcttctccctcTTTGTCATCCATCACCAACAAAGGCTTGACGGGAGTCCATATGCAAGCTCCTACTGCTGATCATCGTCTTCATCATCATTTTAACCACCATATCCACTTGTTCCTTGACCGCGATCACCAAGGTGTTGTCCAAACATCCAAGATATGAAATTGCCAAATCCATATGATGGTGGAATACTAGGAGGTGGCTATGGCATAAATGGAGATGGCGAAGATATAGGAGCAGCGGAGGGATCAACATATGTAGGATTAACATAGGAGATACTAGGAAATAGTCCACTACCATAGAGCTGTCCCAATAGGCTTCTTGTTGATATATTGTGTTAAGTTGCTCCAAATTCTCTAGTTCACTTTGCTGTTGTCAGCGCCATGGGAATGGAGTGCC
Coding sequences within it:
- the LOC112880049 gene encoding transcription factor GTE8-like, whose product is MTPTVLMEFGQQRPIKRGYEEMAFRGVTPVAPRGYSETVGESECAAGSPVRVDSEDSSAPKRKCISLNSDGFDVKREIFVPSKMSSSERRYLRKRFRAELDSVRDLLKKPEFAAPVPVSRAPALSSSAAPRAKKVHRGSNVVRGAKGRFLPTKPRPEPSAELSEAAVFKQCETVLKKLMTQKYSHIFNVPVDVVKLQIPDYFDIIKTPMDLGTVQKKLESGSYTSPSDFAADVRLTFNNAMTYNPRGHAVHDMAIQLNKMFENRWRTIEKKLASVAAEKHVEVDRADSKRRKTPPVDRSDVSVEGVRQTEPVKPKMTAAEKEAFGNCLASIADDLPSHILELLQQCIDSNTDMAGDGEIEIDIQAVSDDLLFELKKQVDKYLQEREQSQQVAKSEPSENEAVNVSGLSHSSTNPCKGSEPIEEDVDICGNASPIMLDKDAQIRSSKCGSPSSSSSDSGSSSSDSDSGSDSESESEKVGSPAKIVKGTKKPDQLVEQEKSDVISPADANRPADTVGHREEDSESKPAPEGENSKPDTQVSPDRLLRAALLRSRYADVIVKARGILSQGGDKQEELEKLQKEEKARLLAEGNAAMEARRAEAEAETKRKRDFEREKARQALQEMERTVEINDNLHLKDLEMLGTATAEHIVSSVDETSPERSQDGMPGFHPGSVNPLEQLGLFMKVDDEDDDEEPSSDPGVKEAEEGEIN